From bacterium, one genomic window encodes:
- a CDS encoding virulence RhuM family protein: MIPDKNPPEPADILLYQTEDGQTRLEVAFRGETCWLSLNRLAELFQRDKSVISRHIKNIFDEGELVRESVVAKFATTAVDGKSYQVDYFNLDVIISVGYRVKSHRGTQFRIWATQRLREYIIKGFAMDDERLKQNGGGNYFDELLARI; encoded by the coding sequence ATGATCCCGGACAAAAACCCACCCGAACCTGCCGATATACTCCTCTACCAGACCGAGGACGGGCAGACTCGGTTGGAAGTGGCATTCCGTGGTGAGACCTGCTGGCTTTCACTCAACCGGCTGGCAGAGCTCTTCCAGCGGGACAAATCAGTCATTTCCAGGCATATCAAGAACATTTTTGATGAAGGCGAACTGGTGCGAGAATCAGTTGTTGCAAAATTTGCAACAACTGCCGTTGACGGCAAAAGCTATCAGGTTGATTACTTCAACCTCGATGTCATCATTTCCGTTGGCTACCGGGTGAAATCCCACCGTGGCACACAGTTTCGCATCTGGGCTACCCAGCGGCTGCGCGAATACATCATCAAAGGCTTTGCCATGGACGACGAGCGCCTGAAACAAAACGGCGGCGGCAATTATTTCGACGAATTACTGGCCCGCATCC